The Aedes albopictus strain Foshan chromosome 1, AalbF5, whole genome shotgun sequence genomic interval TCTCGAGTTTATCCACAGAAGATCGCGAATTATTCAAACACTAAAGCTCTCCCAAACGGCAACCACCCAATCCGAGATCAAACATCCCAAATCCCGATCCGTCGTGTCGCACGTTGTATCCGACAATGTTCCCAAGTGCGCCAGCTGCAAGCAGGCACATTTCCTGTTCCAGTGCGAACAATTCCGAACGCTCTCTCCTCAACAACGGTTCGAAGTCGCGAAGAAGCACGGGCTGTGCATTAACTGCCTGTAGGGAACACACCAAGCGAAGAACTGCTCCAGCGGATCCTGTAAGAGCTGCGGCAAGAAACACCACTCGTTGCTGCACCTGCCACCCCTCTCCTCCGCTCCTGGTCCACAACCAGGGACTTCGTCGAACAAGTCCGCTGAAGCAAACACTTCGCAGTCATGCCAAATGTCGCACTTCGTTCCAAGTCATGTCGAAAGCTCTCCGCCGGAAGAGCTCGCCGTTGCCTCACCACCTGTCTCGTCGGTTCGTTCGCAGTCGTCGCGCGGTAAGCCTTTCCCATGTTCGTCGGTCGATCTCGTTACCAATTCCCCATCCACCGCCTGCCAAAGCGCGGAAGTGATTACCCAACCTCGGCAGTCAACAGTCATTCTGTCAACAGCAGTGATAAAAGTGAAAGACGCTGACAATCAGTACGTTTTCGCCAGAGCCCTCCTGGATAGTGGATCACAGCCGAGCTTCATCTCCGAAGCACTTTGCCAAAAACTTCGTTTGAAGCGGACAAAGCTGAACTCGCCAGTCAGTGGGATCGGACAATCCGTCGTTAACGTCCGCTATGCTGTGACACTATCGCTTACCTCTCGTTTCGAAACCTTCACTGCTCAGTTGGACTGCCTCGTGCTACCAAAGCTTACCGTCTCGCTGCCTAGCCACCACATCGACGTCACTCGCTGGAGAATCCCAAGGAATCTTCCTCTCGCTGATCCACAGTTCAACATCAGCCAAGGCGTGGACATCATCATCGGAGCTGCTCTGTTCTTCGATCTTCTCGAGCACGATCGCATCTCGCTCGCCTCTGGCTATCCAACGCTTCAGAAAACAGTGCTTGGATACATCGTCTGTGGAAAGCTAGAGCAGCCAACGCCCGAAGCAACAGAAGCCCAGACCTGTCACATCTGCGTTGAAGACAGGCTCGATACCCAGCTCCAGCGTTTCTGGGAAATTGAAAACTTCGATGACGGTAAAGCACTCACTCCAGATGAACAGTTCTGCGAAGACCACTTCCAGAGCACCGTCGCTCGTGACAACACGGGCCGCTACGTCGTTCGTCTTCCGTTCAAGGAAGAAAAGGTGTCGATGCTTGGAGATTCGCACACCGCTGCGCTGCGAAGATTTAAACAAATGGAGAAAAGATTCGCCGTCGATGAAGATCTCCGTCGCAGCTACACAGAGTTCATGGAGGAGTATGAGAGGTTGGGTCATATGGAGTTGGTTCCCGTCGCGTCGCGTAGCCCGCAGTTTTTCCTCCCGCACCATGCCATCCAGCGACCAGAGAGTACGACCACTAAAACGCGTATGGTGTTCGACGGTTCCTGTCGTGGAGCGGCCTCGATATCGCTGAACGAAGCACTGTACGTCGGACCAACGGTTCAACCGGCGCTCTACTCCACTGTCGTTAACTTCCGTCTGCCACGTTTCGCTATAACTGCCGACGCAGAGAAAATGTTCCGGCAGATTTGGGTCCACCCAGATGACCGCAAATTCCAGCAAATTCTTTGGCGTGGCAGTCCATCGGAACCGATCCGCACGTACCAACTAAAAACCGTCACCTACGGTCTTGCAAGCTCACCATTCCATG includes:
- the LOC134289881 gene encoding uncharacterized protein LOC134289881, yielding MSHFVPSHVESSPPEELAVASPPVSSVRSQSSRGKPFPCSSVDLVTNSPSTACQSAEVITQPRQSTVILSTAVIKVKDADNQYVFARALLDSGSQPSFISEALCQKLRLKRTKLNSPVSGIGQSVVNVRYAVTLSLTSRFETFTAQLDCLVLPKLTVSLPSHHIDVTRWRIPRNLPLADPQFNISQGVDIIIGAALFFDLLEHDRISLASGYPTLQKTVLGYIVCGKLEQPTPEATEAQTCHICVEDRLDTQLQRFWEIENFDDGKALTPDEQFCEDHFQSTVARDNTGRYVVRLPFKEEKVSMLGDSHTAALRRFKQMEKRFAVDEDLRRSYTEFMEEYERLGHMELVPVASRSPQFFLPHHAIQRPESTTTKTRMVFDGSCRGAASISLNEALYVGPTVQPALYSTVVNFRLPRFAITADAEKMFRQIWVHPDDRKFQQILWRGSPSEPIRTYQLKTVTYGLASSPFHAARVLNQLADDEGQRFPLAVPVVLKGTYVDDVITGDDDHDTMAETCKQLSEMMKSGGFVLRKWASNYKTVLCHIPEELWETSAELELDRSQAVKTLGLLWFPQRDVFKFKVPALPDLPAVTKRIVVSEMSQLFDPLGLLGPVVVNAKMFIQTLWAADLSWDSELGEDSAAWWRKYRADIERLHQLEVPRRVLWNTRSQYSIHCFCDASQKGYGCCVYIVSSDKLGQLHSHLLTSKSRVAPLRGQSIPRLELCAARLGSQLVHNLLTNTNLSAPVTFWTDSAVALHWIKSRSNNWKVFVSNRVAEIQRLTKDAPWMHVPTDLNPADHISRGMLPSQILHDKLWWHGPAFLTSPVDQWPECAVSMPTKSEIEEEMRPLVSLPLVDENVNIFNEFSELAKLTRFVAYCYRFRNNCKVPKNQRILSSLSPEEVDLALKSMVRLAQSQEFPTEVRLYHR